A DNA window from Roseofilum casamattae BLCC-M143 contains the following coding sequences:
- a CDS encoding tetratricopeptide repeat protein, protein MTMFNSTESKLQKQKSKSEEILPSSESVLANLEIHPTQLKSINPRNKRRHYRAAINWLTREYVTKDNSNLEKVRSYLEAFHHFCEVEDWEKAGELLFTKLKTSTQESLVNQIGTWGYYQQQIDLYLKVLNKLPLDIDRMFLSGLGNAYSETGQYRKGIAYYQQSLLITQEREERSGEGKILGNIGLCHHYLGEAQQAIHLQNQSLEIARSVSNRPEECYALTRLGLSSAYLGDYQRAIELDTEALTVAREIEDRKVEANILGNLGNVYGMLRDFQKTIEYNQQYRDVARSIGYRKGEGNALGNLGNAYVLEPAIRSPQTSNKDHFEPGLSATGSSTRARIRCN, encoded by the coding sequence ATGACAATGTTTAATTCAACTGAATCAAAACTCCAAAAACAGAAGTCAAAGAGTGAGGAGATACTCCCATCCTCTGAGTCAGTGTTAGCCAATTTAGAAATTCATCCCACTCAACTCAAATCTATCAATCCTCGTAACAAGCGTCGTCATTACAGAGCTGCCATTAACTGGCTCACGAGAGAGTATGTAACAAAAGATAACTCAAATCTAGAAAAAGTGCGCTCCTATCTCGAAGCATTTCACCATTTCTGTGAAGTGGAAGATTGGGAAAAAGCTGGCGAACTTCTCTTCACTAAATTAAAAACTTCTACACAGGAGAGCTTAGTCAATCAAATTGGTACATGGGGATACTATCAGCAACAAATTGACTTGTACCTAAAAGTATTGAATAAACTGCCTTTAGATATTGACCGGATGTTTTTATCAGGATTAGGTAATGCTTACAGCGAGACAGGTCAATACAGAAAGGGGATAGCTTATTACCAACAGAGTTTGCTCATTACTCAAGAGCGAGAGGAGCGTTCTGGAGAAGGTAAAATCTTAGGAAATATAGGATTATGTCACCATTATCTTGGTGAGGCGCAACAAGCAATTCATTTGCAGAACCAATCATTAGAGATTGCTAGGTCAGTCTCTAATCGTCCTGAAGAGTGTTATGCCTTGACAAGGTTAGGACTATCCTCTGCATATCTAGGAGACTACCAAAGGGCTATTGAACTTGATACAGAAGCTCTAACAGTAGCTAGAGAGATAGAAGATCGTAAAGTAGAAGCAAACATACTAGGGAATTTAGGGAATGTCTATGGTATGCTCAGAGATTTTCAAAAGACAATTGAGTACAATCAGCAATACCGAGATGTTGCAAGATCTATAGGCTATCGCAAGGGAGAGGGAAACGCTCTCGGAAATCTAGGTAATGCCTATGTGTTGGAGCCAGCAATAAGATCGCCTCAAACCAGCAATAAGGATCATTTTGAGCCAGGATTATCTGCAACTGGCTCGAGCACCCGAGCCAGGATTAGGTGCAACTGA
- a CDS encoding tetratricopeptide repeat protein, translating into SNLVDSLETLQSALEIFRAVSSKSEEAEVLKDLAIVYWELDRQKLAIESCNKALAMATQLDIPLVKDCQELKQALELSIK; encoded by the coding sequence ATCAAATTTAGTAGATTCCTTGGAAACGTTACAAAGTGCATTAGAAATTTTCCGAGCAGTTTCCAGTAAAAGTGAAGAGGCCGAAGTTCTCAAAGATTTAGCCATAGTTTATTGGGAGTTAGATCGACAAAAATTGGCTATTGAGTCTTGCAATAAAGCTTTAGCTATGGCTACCCAATTAGATATTCCTTTAGTAAAAGACTGTCAAGAGTTGAAACAGGCGTTAGAATTGTCAATTAAGTAG